GGTCAATATGTCATCAATATTGGGCACATCAAGGGAAGGCATGGAAAAAGCAGTCGAAAAACCCTTTGCAGCATCTTTATCTTTGCTTTCTCTCTTTTCTTTCCTGATTGCACCCGATATCTTTCTCGGTGTTCCTGTTTTGACGCCGTCAATTAACATTTCATTAATAATGACCTTGCCAAGAAGCAGGCGCTCAAATGCCATAAGGAATGAAATTTTATCGACATGAATCATATTTACCATGGGATTGTCGGGATCTGTTATATCCAGGCCCTTAAGGGTGAGACCCAACGGAGAAATAGAAAGATCAGCCTTTTGCAGCTCCACTTTAGAGCCGACTATTGAAGTACCGCCACTTTCTATCAGTTTTTTAACGGCGCCATCGACAAGAAGGGTCCAGGCGCCAAATATTAAAGCTGAGACAACAACAAAAGCGATGAGACCTTTTATGCGGATGATCTTCATTCACTGCTCCTCAAATAAGAAACTTTCTCATAAACTTTGTAGAACTTGCTTGCCTTAAAAAGCTGCATCACTTTTGTATTTCGAATCTTCTCCAGAATAGTTTCCCTGTATTTTTTAATGAGAAAATTAAAGAGAAAAAATAGGGGAATGAAAAGAAAAAGGGATAGGGCAAGGCTCCCCATAACAATGGTATTGTTAAAACGGGTGAGCCTCATAAAGGGGTTATTATAAAGGGACGTCCAGAGATCCTGCAAAGAAGCGGCAGCAAGAATAGCGCTGCCGAGATGATGAAAGAGTGGGTCCAGAATAAAGGAGAGGCCGCTGAATATGACAAGGCCGAAGATAAATGAAGAAAGATTAACACGAAGAATGAGGATAAGAAAAAGGACAAATAAATTATGGATACCGGCCACAGGCGTCAGTCCCGCAACCATGGCAAAGCTAAAAGCAAGGCTAATTTGCCAGGCAGCTGTTTCTGAGTTAAGAATGGAAAGAAGCTTTGCAAATATGCTTAACATATGAACCTGATTTTATTGTAATGAGGAAATGGAGAAGCACCTAACCAGATGTTTATATAAAAAATATACACTGAAAAGCTTCAAATGCAAGGAGGATCAACTACCTCGCAGCAAGCTGATAGGGTATGGATGGGAATAATTCCTTTTGTATCGCAGTCCCACATTGGCAGGACGTGAAACTGCACCCGCCGGGAATTAATATTTCAGGTGCTTAAGTGAAATATACCGCTCTTTTATTTTTTCCTGCCGAAAAGACCACCCAAAAAACCTTTTTTCTTTTTTTCAGGCCTCACATCAAGTTTTATCTCAGGGGGAGGAGGTTTTTGAGTACTTTTTTTCTCTTCAGCTTCTTCAAGGAATGACGCATCTTCAATCGGTTCTGCCTGCGTTAGCGGCGTTTGTACTTTTTTAACCGTCTCTTTTCTATGGTCGACAACTTTATGGGGCTTCTCCTTTACTGACTGGAGCTCTTCCAAAACAATGGACACCTTAAGATTAAAGGTTTTTTCATCCTTTCCTGATCCGAGAACAAGGGGAATGGAGAAGAGCCCGCCTCCCTGGTTAAGAGGCTTTCCTATGGAAGCCTTGATTTCATCCAAAACTTCCGTAATAACAGGCTCACCAAGTTCACGGCCCGTCACAGCTTGAGTTACTTGAGGTTCTACTTCTTCTCCAGGTTTTTTCATCGACTCAACAGGCGTCTCCATAAACCCGGGCGCAACAGTCTTTTCTTCAGCAGCTTTTATTGCAGACTTCATGGCCGAAAATTCCGGTATATCAATATGGCCGGCCTCTTCAATTTCTTTTTCTCCCAGCCCATCAGGTTCTTGCTGAAGAGAATGAAGTTTTTCACCCTTATCAAGTCCATTGTGCGGTTCAATTCCCCTATCATCAGGAATATCAAGGTTATCTATATCTTCCAGATCTCCAGGAATAACATGTTCCGCCTCTGCCACTTGCGGCTCAATCGGCGCCTCTGGAATCTCCAATTGGGGCTCAGCAAGATCCCGGGGAATCTCTTCTTCAAAGGCAGGCTCTTCTTCAATACTTTCCGGAATTCCTTCAACCCCTTCAGTCTCCATCTCACCATAAATCAGTTCTTCAGAATCTCCGACTCCAAAATCATCGGGAATCTCCGAAACTATTTCATCTTCCTCACCGCCCAGTTCAAAACCGGGCTCCATTTCTATGCCTTCAGGAATTTCTACATCACCCAGGTCTTCAAGATCAACACCGGCCGCTCCTTCCGGCTGGCCTTCCAATTCAATTCCCGCCTCTTCTTCAAAAACAGGCGATTCCCCTTCACCGGCTTCCGCTCCAGGCGCCTCATCAAAGGCAGCTTCCTCACCACCCAGTTCAAAACCGGGCTCCATCTCGATACCACCGGGAATTTCTACATCACCCAGGTCTTCAAGACCAACACCGGCCGCTCCTTCCGGCTGGCCTTCCAATTCAATTCCCGCCTCTTCTTCAAAAACAGGCGATTCCCCTTCACCGGCTTCCGTTCCAGGCACCTCATCAAAGGCAGTTTCCTCTCCGCCCAGTTCAAAACCGGGCTCCATTTCTACGCCTTCGGGAATTTCTTCTTCTCCCGCTTCGGGAAGATTATCAACATCAATAGCATATTGCTCTAATGAATCTTCAAGGGAACCTTCTTCCTCAATCTCAACTCCTCCCGCCTGATTTGAAGGTTCTGCAGAAACGGCTTCCGGCTCTTTCTCTTCAAGGGAACTCTCACCGGCTTCCTCAGCCAGACCAAGCCTTTCCTCTCCATTCCTTACTCTCATCAACTCAGAAAGTAATTTATCTTCCGAAGCATTTTCTGTTGTTGATATATTTGATTCTTCCTGCTTCGCTTTAATCACCAGTTTTGAAATTTGGGTAAAGGTCTCAAGAACACCTTTACCTGAACCAGCTTCGGCTTTAAGGGAAGGAGCGTCAAATACATTTAGTGACGCTTCAAGTCCCTCAATATCTTCAGCTGCCGCAGAATCTTTTTTGTTGTATTGCAGCACAAATGGGACGGCATCAATGGATATTTTCAAGTTACTCAGATCCGTGCCAAGGGCCTTCATGGAGTTAAGGTTTTTTTCAGCAACAGCAGGGTCAGAATCAGCAATAAAGATTATTCCGTCAACACCCCTTAAAACACTTTTTGCAA
The window above is part of the Deltaproteobacteria bacterium genome. Proteins encoded here:
- a CDS encoding TIGR03546 family protein; this encodes MLSIFAKLLSILNSETAAWQISLAFSFAMVAGLTPVAGIHNLFVLFLILILRVNLSSFIFGLVIFSGLSFILDPLFHHLGSAILAAASLQDLWTSLYNNPFMRLTRFNNTIVMGSLALSLFLFIPLFFLFNFLIKKYRETILEKIRNTKVMQLFKASKFYKVYEKVSYLRSSE